Proteins from a genomic interval of Diaminobutyricimonas aerilata:
- a CDS encoding metal-sulfur cluster assembly factor — protein sequence MPTALEPQLFDKLEEALKDVMDPELGVNIVDLGLIYDLSWDDEHDALVISMTLTSAGCPLTDVIEEQVGESLDGLVERFRINWVWMPPWGPERITDDGRDMMRAIGFSI from the coding sequence ATGCCCACCGCACTCGAGCCGCAGCTCTTCGACAAGCTCGAAGAGGCACTCAAAGACGTCATGGATCCCGAGCTCGGCGTCAACATCGTCGACCTGGGTCTCATCTACGACCTCAGCTGGGATGACGAGCACGACGCGCTCGTGATCAGCATGACGCTGACCTCGGCCGGCTGCCCGCTGACCGACGTGATCGAGGAGCAGGTGGGGGAGTCGCTCGACGGGCTCGTCGAACGCTTCCGCATCAACTGGGTGTGGATGCCGCCGTGGGGTCCCGAGCGGATCACCGACGACGGTCGCGACATGATGCGTGCGATCGGGTTCAGCATCTAG
- the sufC gene encoding Fe-S cluster assembly ATPase SufC, giving the protein MSTLDIRDLHVSIQTEQGSKEILRGVDLTISQGETHAIMGPNGSGKSTLAYTIAGHPRYTVDSGSITLDGQDVLAMSVDERARAGLFLAMQYPVEIPGVTVANFLRTAKTAIDGEAPAIRGWSATLRDSMTKLRMDSGFAARNVNEGFSGGEKKRHEIVQMELLKPKIAVLDETDSGLDVDALKIVSEGVNRVKDETGLGVLLITHYTRILRYIRPDFVHVFVNGRVAEEGGPELADRLEDEGYDRFLADVEAV; this is encoded by the coding sequence ATGTCGACCCTCGACATCCGTGACCTGCACGTCAGCATCCAGACCGAACAGGGGTCCAAGGAGATCCTGCGCGGCGTGGACCTGACCATCTCGCAGGGCGAGACCCACGCCATCATGGGGCCCAACGGCTCCGGCAAGTCCACCCTCGCCTACACGATCGCCGGTCACCCGCGATACACCGTCGACAGCGGCAGCATCACGCTCGACGGTCAGGACGTGCTCGCGATGAGCGTCGACGAGCGCGCCCGCGCCGGCCTCTTCCTCGCGATGCAGTACCCGGTGGAGATCCCCGGTGTCACGGTCGCCAACTTCCTCCGCACCGCCAAGACCGCGATCGACGGCGAGGCGCCGGCCATCCGCGGCTGGTCCGCCACCCTCCGCGACTCGATGACCAAGCTCCGCATGGATTCGGGCTTCGCCGCCCGCAACGTGAACGAGGGCTTCTCCGGCGGTGAGAAGAAGCGTCACGAGATCGTGCAGATGGAGCTCCTCAAGCCGAAGATCGCCGTGCTCGACGAGACCGACTCCGGCCTCGACGTCGACGCGCTCAAGATCGTCTCCGAGGGCGTCAACCGGGTGAAGGACGAGACCGGGCTCGGCGTGCTGCTCATCACGCACTACACGCGCATCCTCCGCTACATCCGTCCCGACTTCGTGCACGTCTTCGTGAACGGCCGGGTCGCGGAAGAGGGCGGCCCGGAGCTCGCGGACCGTCTCGAGGACGAGGGTTACGACCGTTTCCTCGCCGACGTCGAGGCGGTCTGA
- a CDS encoding non-heme iron oxygenase ferredoxin subunit, whose amino-acid sequence MSRQRVCAVAELSPGAAQRVVVDGKAIAVVIDSSGDVHAIGDTCTHGDISLTEGFVEDDTLECWAHGSKFSLTTGKPLTLPAYEPVPVYAVTVEDGDVYLDPDVTVAVD is encoded by the coding sequence ATGAGCCGCCAGCGTGTGTGCGCCGTCGCCGAGCTCTCCCCGGGTGCGGCTCAGCGCGTCGTCGTCGACGGCAAGGCCATCGCCGTCGTGATCGACTCCTCCGGGGACGTGCACGCCATCGGCGACACGTGCACCCACGGCGACATCTCGCTCACCGAAGGATTCGTCGAGGACGACACGCTCGAGTGCTGGGCCCACGGGTCGAAGTTCTCGCTCACCACGGGCAAGCCGCTCACGCTGCCCGCCTACGAACCCGTTCCCGTGTACGCCGTCACCGTCGAGGACGGCGACGTGTACCTCGACCCCGACGTGACCGTCGCGGTCGACTGA
- the sufD gene encoding Fe-S cluster assembly protein SufD — MPAATPTAQAPAQHGLTEHSHGPGSPVPVQSRAERFASVDHSAFPPVTGLEAEWKLTPVRELGDLIDGGLDGSPLPYTATGSATVAWIDRDHALIGRAGIPEDRAAANAWSSFEKALHVRVDGLATASVERDGLGAAPRAAHTVIEATPNSEGLVVLGGRGAARLSENVEIVVGDGAKLTVVSLQEWDDDAVHLASHFARVGRDAQLKYIQVSLGGRIVRVNPSAHLVEPGGDVELLGAYFADASQHLEQRVYVDHVAPKTRSRVAYKGALQGAGARTVWVGDVLIGRDAAGTDSYESNRNLVLTEGTRADSIPNLEIETGQIEGAGHASATGRFDDEQLFYLQSRGIEEHEARRLVVIGFLGEIVQRIGVTELEQRLMAAIEAELAEVIAR; from the coding sequence ATGCCCGCCGCCACCCCCACAGCACAGGCACCCGCCCAGCACGGACTCACCGAGCACAGCCACGGACCCGGCTCGCCGGTCCCCGTGCAGTCCCGTGCCGAGCGCTTCGCCTCGGTCGACCACTCGGCCTTCCCGCCCGTGACCGGGCTCGAGGCGGAGTGGAAGCTCACCCCGGTACGCGAACTCGGCGACCTCATCGACGGCGGGCTCGACGGCTCCCCGCTGCCGTACACGGCGACCGGGAGCGCGACGGTCGCCTGGATCGACCGCGACCACGCCCTGATCGGCCGCGCCGGCATTCCCGAGGATCGCGCCGCGGCCAACGCGTGGAGCTCGTTCGAGAAGGCGCTGCACGTGCGCGTCGACGGTCTCGCGACCGCGTCGGTGGAACGGGACGGCCTCGGGGCCGCTCCGCGCGCCGCCCACACGGTCATCGAGGCCACGCCGAACAGTGAGGGCCTCGTCGTGCTCGGCGGGCGCGGCGCCGCCCGGCTGAGCGAGAACGTCGAGATCGTCGTCGGCGACGGCGCGAAGCTCACCGTCGTGAGCCTGCAGGAGTGGGATGACGACGCGGTGCACCTCGCGAGCCACTTCGCCCGCGTCGGCCGCGACGCCCAGCTCAAGTACATCCAGGTCTCCCTCGGCGGTCGGATCGTGCGCGTGAACCCCTCCGCACATCTCGTCGAGCCCGGCGGGGACGTCGAACTGCTCGGCGCCTACTTCGCCGACGCCTCGCAGCACCTCGAACAGCGGGTCTACGTCGACCACGTCGCCCCGAAGACCCGCAGCCGCGTCGCCTACAAGGGCGCACTGCAGGGCGCCGGCGCCCGCACCGTCTGGGTGGGCGACGTGTTGATCGGCCGCGATGCGGCCGGAACCGACAGCTACGAATCGAACCGCAACCTCGTGCTCACCGAGGGCACGCGCGCCGACTCGATCCCGAACCTCGAGATCGAGACCGGGCAGATCGAGGGCGCGGGCCACGCGAGCGCGACCGGGCGTTTCGACGACGAGCAGCTCTTCTACCTGCAGTCGCGCGGCATCGAGGAGCACGAGGCCCGACGACTCGTCGTCATCGGATTCCTCGGCGAGATCGTGCAGCGCATCGGCGTGACCGAGCTCGAGCAGCGGCTCATGGCCGCGATCGAGGCCGAGCTCGCGGAAGTGATCGCGCGATGA
- the sufB gene encoding Fe-S cluster assembly protein SufB, with protein MSDVLIDRPELAGLGQYEFGWADSDAAGQSARRGINPEVVTDISRLKNEPEWMLRNRLKGLQLFERKPMPTWGADLSGIDFDNIKYFVRSTEKQAQSWEDLPEDIRNTYDRLGIPDAEKQRLVAGVAAQYESEVVYHQIQKELEDQGVIFMDTDTALKEHPEFFEEYFGTVIPAGDNKFAALNTAVWSGGSFVYVPKGVHVDIPLQAYFRINTENMGQFERTLIIADEGSYVHYIEGCTAPIYKSDSLHSAVVEIIVKKNARVRYTTIQNWSNNVYNLVTKRATAAEGATMEWIDGNIGSKVTMKYPSIYLMGEHAKGETLSVAFAGPGQHQDAGAKMIHMAPYTTSSIVSKSIARGGGRAGYRGEVRVDEKAHHSANTVRCDALLVDTISRSDTYPAIDIRVDDVQLGHEATVSRVSEEQLFYLQSRGLPEDEAMAMIVRGFIEPIARELPMEYALELNKLIEMSMEGSVG; from the coding sequence GGGCCGATTCCGACGCCGCGGGTCAATCCGCGCGACGTGGGATCAACCCGGAGGTCGTGACCGACATCTCGCGGCTCAAGAACGAACCCGAGTGGATGCTGCGCAACCGGCTCAAGGGACTGCAGCTCTTCGAGCGCAAGCCCATGCCGACGTGGGGCGCCGACCTCTCGGGCATCGACTTCGACAACATCAAGTACTTCGTGCGGTCGACGGAGAAGCAGGCCCAGAGCTGGGAAGACCTGCCGGAGGACATCCGCAACACGTACGACCGCCTCGGCATCCCGGATGCGGAGAAGCAGCGTCTCGTCGCCGGCGTCGCCGCGCAGTACGAGTCCGAGGTCGTGTACCACCAGATCCAGAAGGAGCTGGAGGACCAGGGCGTCATCTTCATGGACACCGACACGGCGCTCAAGGAGCACCCGGAGTTCTTCGAGGAGTACTTCGGCACGGTCATCCCGGCCGGCGACAACAAGTTCGCCGCGCTCAACACGGCCGTCTGGTCGGGCGGTTCCTTCGTGTACGTGCCGAAGGGCGTGCACGTCGACATCCCGCTGCAGGCCTACTTCCGCATCAACACCGAGAACATGGGCCAGTTCGAGCGCACGCTGATCATCGCCGACGAGGGCAGCTACGTGCACTACATCGAGGGCTGCACGGCGCCGATCTACAAGAGCGACTCGCTGCACTCCGCGGTCGTCGAGATCATCGTGAAGAAGAACGCCCGCGTGCGGTACACGACGATCCAGAACTGGTCGAACAACGTGTACAACCTCGTCACCAAGCGGGCCACCGCGGCCGAGGGCGCCACCATGGAGTGGATCGACGGCAACATCGGCTCCAAGGTGACGATGAAGTACCCCTCCATCTACCTCATGGGCGAGCACGCCAAGGGGGAGACGCTCTCCGTCGCCTTCGCGGGCCCCGGCCAGCACCAGGACGCCGGCGCGAAGATGATCCACATGGCGCCGTACACGACGTCGTCGATCGTCTCGAAGTCGATCGCGCGCGGTGGCGGTCGAGCCGGATACCGTGGCGAGGTGCGCGTGGACGAGAAGGCCCACCACTCGGCGAACACCGTGCGCTGCGACGCCCTGCTCGTCGACACGATCTCGCGGTCGGACACCTATCCGGCGATCGACATCCGCGTCGACGACGTGCAGCTCGGCCACGAGGCGACGGTGTCGCGCGTGAGCGAGGAGCAGCTGTTCTATCTCCAGTCGCGGGGTCTGCCCGAAGACGAAGCCATGGCCATGATCGTGCGCGGGTTCATCGAACCCATCGCCCGCGAGCTGCCCATGGAGTACGCCCTCGAGCTCAACAAGCTCATCGAGATGAGCATGGAAGGATCCGTCGGCTAG